The proteins below come from a single Saccharopolyspora sp. SCSIO 74807 genomic window:
- a CDS encoding DUF2537 domain-containing protein, with protein MSGATMQRSRWELRVRQGRAVLIGRGDGGDRSTRGVREYDPAKLPLPPALAAAMHEWAQVVHGVAADQQVAGETSATLMSRRGRQLAARLAAETGAEVCYWDPARGRVSRIGRVSRAPGAQEPTPWGTGLTVTAFVAALVVVALVVVSLGLAEVSVLLAVIVNLVVAGGFAPSIWLGRRVPVWRWVAFGTAIGVVLAWIGLALSALG; from the coding sequence ATGAGCGGCGCGACGATGCAGCGTTCCAGGTGGGAACTGCGCGTGCGGCAGGGACGTGCTGTGCTGATCGGGCGCGGAGACGGCGGAGATCGCTCCACCCGAGGCGTGCGCGAGTACGACCCGGCGAAGCTTCCGCTGCCGCCCGCGCTGGCCGCGGCCATGCACGAGTGGGCGCAAGTGGTGCACGGCGTCGCCGCTGATCAGCAGGTCGCAGGCGAAACCTCGGCGACGCTGATGTCCCGCCGCGGGCGCCAGCTCGCCGCCCGGCTGGCGGCCGAGACCGGCGCCGAAGTCTGCTACTGGGATCCGGCTCGCGGCCGGGTCAGCAGGATCGGCCGGGTGAGCCGTGCGCCCGGCGCCCAGGAACCCACGCCGTGGGGCACCGGGCTCACCGTCACCGCCTTCGTCGCAGCACTCGTCGTGGTCGCGCTGGTGGTGGTCAGCCTGGGGCTGGCCGAGGTGAGCGTGCTGCTGGCGGTGATCGTCAACCTGGTCGTGGCCGGCGGGTTCGCGCCGTCGATCTGGCTGGGCAGGCGGGTGCCGGTGTGGCGGTGGGTGGCGTTCGGCACCGCGATCGGCGTCGTGCTCGCGTGGATCGGCTTGGCGCTGTCCGCGCTCGGTTGA
- a CDS encoding RNA methyltransferase, protein MARVFEVTEVDDPRVDDFRDLSTADRRPDRPGGRGLVIAEGVVVVERLLASPYPVRALLGVRRRIDALADQLAGIDVPAYVADADVMARVVGFHLNRGVLAVADRAEPVDPDALIARARRLAVLEGVGDHENLGALFRNAAALGVDGVLLGAGCSDPLYRRSIRVSMGHVLRVPFAPLDPWPAGLERLANGHRVAALTPRADAMPLSRAGLDSGPVAIVLGSEGPGLTEEAITAADVAVRIPMHQDVDSLNVATAGAIAFHAMSGAAG, encoded by the coding sequence GTGGCGCGCGTGTTCGAGGTGACCGAGGTCGACGACCCACGGGTCGACGACTTCCGGGACCTGTCCACCGCCGACCGCCGCCCGGACCGCCCGGGCGGGCGCGGCCTGGTGATCGCTGAAGGCGTGGTGGTCGTCGAGCGGCTACTCGCCTCGCCGTACCCGGTGCGCGCGCTGCTCGGCGTGCGGCGGCGCATCGACGCGCTCGCCGACCAGCTCGCGGGGATCGACGTGCCCGCCTACGTCGCGGACGCCGACGTGATGGCGCGCGTGGTCGGATTCCACCTCAATCGCGGAGTGCTCGCCGTCGCCGACCGCGCGGAGCCGGTCGACCCGGACGCGCTGATCGCCCGCGCACGACGGCTCGCGGTGCTCGAAGGCGTCGGTGACCACGAGAACCTGGGTGCGCTGTTCCGCAACGCCGCCGCGCTCGGCGTCGACGGGGTGTTGCTCGGGGCCGGATGCTCCGACCCCCTCTACCGGCGCAGCATCCGCGTCTCGATGGGGCACGTGCTGCGTGTGCCGTTCGCCCCGTTGGACCCCTGGCCCGCCGGGTTGGAACGGCTGGCCAACGGCCACCGGGTCGCCGCGCTGACTCCGCGCGCGGACGCGATGCCGCTGAGCAGGGCCGGGCTCGACAGCGGACCGGTGGCGATCGTGCTCGGCTCGGAAGGCCCCGGCCTGACCGAGGAGGCCATCACCGCAGCGGACGTCGCGGTGCGCATCCCGATGCACCAGGACGTCGATTCCCTCAACGTCGCGACCGCCGGGGCGATCGCGTTCCACGCGATGAGCGGTGCGGCCGGATGA
- a CDS encoding multidrug effflux MFS transporter: protein MSPAQQASHDDPETNRTADRPRRKAPSKVRFALILGGLTAFGPLSIDMYLPALPALSNELGASAAQSQLTLTAVLLGLALGQLVAGPISDSVGRRRPLLIGLAVYITASVLCALSGSVYALAALRGLQGLGAAAGVVIARATVRDLYSGREAARFFSSLMLVTGLAPILAPVIGGQILTHTTWRGVFVVLTGFGTLLLLVSTFLLPETKRQEWRQPAHLGSTFRTFGTLLARRSFLGNALTAGLGMSAMFAYISGSSFVLQGVYGMSPQMFSLAFGANAVGIVLAGQINARLVGRVANEVQLLLVALSAAAVAGVVLLGVALLNLPLPFLLAALFVMVASLGFVMPNTTMLALADNRDVSGSASALLGVSQFIVGALAAPLVGLGGTGTALPMATVMCCVVLAALVVFVTLGRHGATGTEVVAGSARNDRAAAADSERDPAVEQ from the coding sequence ATGTCCCCGGCCCAGCAAGCCAGCCACGACGACCCCGAAACCAACCGCACCGCCGACCGGCCGCGCCGGAAGGCCCCGAGCAAGGTCCGCTTCGCGCTCATCCTGGGCGGGCTGACGGCGTTCGGGCCGCTGTCGATCGACATGTACCTGCCCGCGCTGCCCGCGCTGAGCAACGAGCTCGGGGCGTCCGCTGCGCAGTCGCAGCTCACGCTGACCGCAGTGCTGCTCGGGCTCGCGCTCGGCCAGCTCGTCGCCGGGCCGATCAGCGACTCGGTCGGCCGCAGGCGCCCGCTGCTGATCGGGCTGGCCGTCTACATCACGGCGTCCGTGCTGTGCGCGCTGTCCGGCTCGGTGTACGCGCTGGCCGCGCTGCGCGGGTTGCAGGGCTTGGGCGCCGCGGCGGGCGTGGTCATCGCCCGCGCGACGGTCCGCGACCTGTACTCGGGGCGCGAAGCCGCGCGGTTCTTCTCCTCGCTGATGCTGGTCACCGGACTGGCACCGATCTTGGCGCCGGTCATCGGCGGGCAGATCCTCACGCACACCACCTGGCGCGGCGTTTTCGTGGTGCTGACCGGGTTCGGCACCCTCCTGCTGCTGGTGTCCACGTTCCTGCTGCCGGAAACGAAGCGCCAGGAGTGGCGCCAGCCCGCGCACCTCGGTTCGACCTTCCGCACCTTCGGCACCCTGCTGGCCCGGCGTTCGTTCCTGGGCAACGCGCTGACCGCCGGATTGGGCATGTCGGCGATGTTCGCCTACATCTCCGGTTCGTCGTTCGTGCTGCAGGGCGTCTACGGCATGTCGCCGCAGATGTTCAGCTTGGCCTTCGGCGCGAACGCGGTCGGGATCGTGCTCGCCGGTCAGATCAACGCGCGGCTGGTCGGCCGGGTGGCGAACGAGGTGCAGCTGCTGCTGGTGGCGTTGTCCGCGGCCGCGGTCGCGGGCGTGGTGCTGCTGGGCGTTGCGCTGCTGAACCTGCCGCTGCCGTTCCTGCTCGCGGCGCTGTTCGTGATGGTGGCGTCGCTGGGCTTCGTGATGCCGAACACGACGATGCTCGCGCTGGCCGACAACCGCGACGTCTCCGGCAGCGCCTCCGCGCTGCTGGGCGTCAGCCAGTTCATCGTGGGCGCGCTGGCCGCGCCGCTGGTCGGCCTCGGCGGAACCGGGACGGCGCTGCCGATGGCGACAGTGATGTGCTGCGTGGTGCTCGCCGCGCTGGTGGTGTTCGTGACGCTCGGCAGGCACGGGGCCACGGGTACGGAGGTGGTCGCCGGGTCGGCGCGCAACGATCGCGCGGCCGCCGCGGACTCCGAGCGCGATCCCGCAGTCGAGCAGTGA
- a CDS encoding aldo/keto reductase, whose product MAKLGATDLDVFPICLGTNVFGWTADRDDTFAVLDAYLAAGGNFLDTADLYMANAPGNSGGESEALIGEWLRSRGTRDQVVIATKVGMLPDRPGLSAQNIRAAAEDSLRRLGVDHLDLYYAHRDDESVPQEETMAAFDELVRSGKVRHLAASNFSAQRLESALAISDQHGLARYQALQPHYNLVERAGYEDDLAPLAEREKLPVLPYFALAKGFLTGKYRPGDTSSDSPRAEGARDYLDERGVKVLTALEEVATLRGVPEAAVALAWLRARPNVAAPIASARNTGQLGALLSAAELELTADELDRLTTASG is encoded by the coding sequence ATGGCCAAGCTCGGAGCTACCGACCTCGACGTCTTCCCGATCTGCCTCGGCACGAACGTGTTCGGCTGGACCGCCGACCGCGACGACACCTTCGCGGTGCTCGACGCCTACCTGGCCGCGGGCGGCAACTTCCTGGACACCGCGGATCTGTACATGGCCAACGCGCCAGGCAACTCCGGCGGTGAGTCCGAGGCGCTGATCGGCGAGTGGCTGCGCAGCCGCGGCACCCGCGACCAGGTGGTCATCGCGACCAAGGTCGGGATGCTGCCGGACCGCCCCGGCCTCTCGGCGCAGAACATCCGCGCGGCCGCGGAGGATTCGCTGCGCCGCCTGGGCGTCGACCACCTCGACCTCTACTACGCGCACCGGGACGACGAGTCCGTGCCGCAGGAGGAAACGATGGCCGCGTTCGACGAGCTGGTGCGCAGCGGCAAGGTGCGGCACCTGGCGGCGTCGAACTTCAGCGCGCAGCGGCTCGAGAGCGCGCTGGCCATCTCGGACCAGCACGGGCTCGCCCGCTACCAAGCGCTGCAGCCGCACTACAACCTCGTCGAGCGCGCCGGGTACGAGGACGACCTCGCACCGCTGGCCGAGCGCGAGAAGCTGCCGGTGCTGCCCTACTTCGCGCTGGCCAAGGGCTTCCTGACCGGCAAGTACCGGCCGGGCGACACGAGTTCGGACAGCCCGCGCGCCGAAGGTGCCCGCGACTACCTGGACGAGCGCGGCGTCAAGGTGCTCACCGCGCTGGAGGAAGTGGCGACGCTGCGTGGCGTTCCGGAGGCTGCGGTGGCGTTGGCGTGGCTGCGCGCTCGGCCGAACGTGGCCGCGCCGATCGCCAGCGCCCGCAACACCGGCCAGCTCGGCGCACTGCTGAGCGCGGCCGAGCTGGAGCTGACCGCTGACGAGCTGGACCGGCTCACCACCGCATCCGGCTGA
- a CDS encoding glutamate-cysteine ligase family protein, whose protein sequence is MGKHVTNRAFKPVDRQRYRDKMQRGLDALARMLADGNFSFPHQQMGLEMELSLVDERMEPSMSNSVVLEKISDPAFTTELGQHNIELNVRPRALAGDGALELEQELREALLDADGKARDADAKLVMIGTLPTLRRNHFDPNWLSRAPRYSQLNDQIFAAKGEEMRLDMEGAPLSDGGPERLLCYADSILPESGCTSVQLHLQIAPEDFAAHWNAAQCLAGVQLAIGANSPFLLGKALWHETRVPLFQQATDTRPQELKNQGVRPRVWFGERWITSIFDLFEENVRYFPALLPEPEDEDPVAALHSGRAPTLAELRLHNGTIWRWNRPVYDLVDGVPHLRVENRVLPSGPSVVDVLANAAFFYGAQRALTEHDRPVWTQMSFAAAEENFYTGARHGMDGHLYWPGLGWIAPEELVLRKLLPMAHEGLRACGVSDAAREHHLGIIEARCLRRQTGSSWQREVVGGLQRAGHDRQSALAEMLRRYVALTDSAEPVHTWPVD, encoded by the coding sequence ATGGGTAAGCACGTGACCAACCGGGCGTTCAAGCCCGTCGACCGGCAACGCTACCGGGACAAGATGCAGCGGGGCCTGGACGCGCTGGCCCGGATGCTCGCCGACGGCAACTTCTCCTTCCCGCACCAGCAAATGGGGCTGGAGATGGAGCTGAGCCTGGTCGACGAGCGGATGGAACCGTCCATGTCGAACTCCGTGGTGCTGGAGAAGATCAGCGACCCGGCGTTCACCACCGAACTCGGCCAGCACAACATCGAGCTGAACGTCCGGCCGCGCGCGCTGGCCGGGGACGGCGCGCTGGAGCTGGAGCAGGAGCTGCGCGAGGCGCTGCTGGACGCGGACGGCAAAGCGCGGGACGCGGACGCGAAGCTGGTCATGATCGGCACGCTGCCGACGTTGCGGCGCAACCACTTCGATCCGAACTGGCTGTCCCGCGCGCCGCGCTACTCGCAGCTCAACGACCAGATCTTCGCCGCCAAGGGCGAGGAGATGCGGCTGGACATGGAGGGCGCGCCGCTGTCCGACGGCGGCCCGGAACGGCTGCTGTGCTACGCCGATTCGATCTTGCCGGAGTCCGGTTGCACCTCCGTGCAGCTGCACCTGCAGATCGCACCGGAGGATTTCGCCGCGCACTGGAACGCCGCGCAGTGCCTGGCCGGGGTGCAGCTGGCGATCGGCGCGAACTCACCGTTCCTGCTCGGCAAGGCGCTCTGGCACGAGACCAGGGTGCCGCTGTTCCAGCAGGCCACCGACACCCGCCCGCAGGAGTTGAAGAACCAGGGCGTGCGGCCCCGGGTGTGGTTCGGGGAACGCTGGATCACCTCGATCTTCGACCTGTTCGAGGAGAACGTGCGCTACTTCCCAGCGCTGCTGCCCGAACCGGAGGACGAGGACCCGGTGGCGGCGCTGCACTCCGGGCGGGCGCCGACGCTGGCCGAGCTGCGGCTGCACAACGGCACCATCTGGCGGTGGAACCGCCCGGTCTACGACCTCGTGGACGGAGTGCCGCACCTGCGGGTGGAGAACCGGGTGCTGCCCTCCGGCCCGAGCGTGGTGGACGTGCTGGCCAACGCGGCGTTCTTCTACGGCGCGCAGCGCGCGCTGACCGAGCACGACCGCCCGGTGTGGACGCAGATGTCGTTCGCGGCGGCCGAGGAGAACTTCTACACCGGCGCCCGGCACGGCATGGACGGGCACCTGTACTGGCCCGGCTTGGGCTGGATCGCGCCGGAAGAGCTGGTGCTGCGGAAACTGCTGCCGATGGCGCACGAGGGCCTGCGCGCGTGCGGGGTTTCGGACGCGGCGCGCGAGCACCACCTCGGCATCATCGAGGCCCGCTGCCTGCGCAGGCAGACCGGTTCGTCGTGGCAGCGGGAAGTCGTCGGCGGTTTGCAGCGCGCGGGCCACGACCGGCAGTCCGCGCTGGCCGAGATGCTGCGCCGCTACGTCGCGCTGACCGACTCCGCCGAACCCGTGCACACCTGGCCCGTCGACTGA
- a CDS encoding superoxide dismutase, producing MAQYVLPELDYDYAALEPAISGEINELHHSKHHATYVKGANDTVEKIAEARDKGDFGSIVGLETTLAFNLAGHSLHLVWWKILSPNGGDKPTGELAAAIDQDFGSFDKFRAQMEAVSTTIQGNGWGVLAWDPVGQRLITQQLRDHHSNLSIATTPLLVFDIWEHAYYLQYKNVKADYVKQLWNVVNWDEVGKRFADARAGYNGLRLPTA from the coding sequence ATGGCTCAGTACGTGCTGCCCGAGTTGGACTACGACTACGCGGCGCTGGAGCCCGCGATCTCGGGGGAGATCAACGAGCTGCACCACAGCAAGCACCACGCGACCTACGTCAAGGGCGCGAACGACACGGTCGAGAAGATCGCCGAGGCCCGCGACAAGGGCGACTTCGGCTCGATCGTGGGCCTGGAGACCACCCTGGCGTTCAACCTGGCCGGGCACTCGCTGCACCTGGTGTGGTGGAAGATCCTGTCCCCGAACGGCGGCGACAAGCCCACCGGCGAGCTGGCCGCGGCCATCGACCAGGACTTCGGCTCGTTCGACAAGTTCCGGGCGCAGATGGAGGCCGTGTCCACGACCATCCAGGGCAACGGCTGGGGCGTGCTGGCCTGGGACCCGGTCGGCCAGCGGCTGATCACCCAGCAGCTGCGGGACCACCACTCCAACCTGTCGATCGCCACCACTCCGCTGCTGGTGTTCGACATCTGGGAGCACGCCTACTACCTGCAGTACAAGAACGTGAAGGCGGACTACGTCAAGCAGCTGTGGAACGTCGTCAACTGGGACGAGGTCGGCAAGCGCTTCGCCGACGCCCGTGCCGGTTACAACGGGCTGCGGCTGCCCACCGCTTGA
- a CDS encoding MFS transporter, with translation MFASLRERNYRLYASGQVVSLTGTWMQRAAQDWLVLELSGGSAGSLGVAVALQFLPTLLLTLWAGMIADRFDKRWLLVGTQAALGACGLLLGMLDVSGLAQLWHVYALCFVLGCFAAIDAPVRQSFVVEMVGPAQLTNAVALNSMTFNLARIVGPAIAGLLITAIGTGWVFLLNGGSSAAVVGGLLLMSSAQLYRGKPAPKERGQLRAGLQYVRRRPDLVVVLVLVFCIGTFGMNFENLFAVIARNVFGRDADGYGLLITMLAIGTLSGATLAARRSGRGGPRLRLMLIGAAAFGLLEALAAVMPTYWSFGAALIPVGIAVMTFTTSANATVQLAVEPTMRGRVMGLYMLLFLGGKPLGGLASGWLAEILGARAPLLLGGVLALLAATAGALVLRRVRGAGVVQPGRLG, from the coding sequence ATGTTCGCGTCGCTGCGCGAGCGGAACTACCGCCTCTACGCCTCCGGCCAGGTCGTGTCGCTGACCGGCACCTGGATGCAGCGGGCCGCGCAGGACTGGCTCGTGCTCGAACTCTCCGGCGGTAGCGCGGGATCGCTCGGCGTGGCCGTGGCGCTGCAGTTCCTGCCCACGCTGCTGCTGACGCTGTGGGCGGGCATGATCGCCGACCGCTTCGACAAGCGGTGGCTGCTGGTCGGCACGCAGGCCGCGCTCGGCGCGTGCGGGTTGTTGCTTGGGATGCTGGACGTGTCCGGGCTCGCGCAGCTCTGGCACGTTTACGCGCTGTGCTTCGTGCTGGGCTGCTTCGCCGCGATCGACGCGCCGGTGCGCCAATCGTTCGTCGTCGAGATGGTCGGCCCGGCGCAGCTGACCAACGCGGTCGCGTTGAACTCGATGACGTTCAACCTGGCCCGCATCGTCGGTCCGGCCATCGCCGGGCTGCTGATCACCGCGATCGGCACCGGCTGGGTCTTCCTGCTCAACGGGGGCAGTTCGGCGGCCGTGGTGGGCGGGCTGCTGCTGATGAGCTCGGCGCAGCTGTACCGCGGCAAGCCCGCGCCCAAAGAACGCGGCCAGCTGCGCGCCGGGCTGCAGTACGTGCGGCGGCGGCCGGACCTGGTCGTGGTGCTGGTGCTGGTGTTCTGCATCGGCACGTTCGGGATGAACTTCGAGAACCTGTTCGCGGTCATCGCGCGCAACGTGTTCGGCCGCGACGCCGACGGCTACGGCCTGCTGATCACGATGCTGGCGATCGGCACGCTGTCCGGGGCGACGCTCGCGGCGCGCCGCAGCGGACGCGGAGGCCCGCGGCTGCGGCTGATGCTGATCGGGGCTGCGGCGTTCGGCCTGCTGGAGGCGCTGGCCGCGGTGATGCCCACCTACTGGTCGTTCGGAGCCGCGCTGATCCCGGTCGGGATCGCGGTCATGACGTTCACGACCAGCGCGAACGCGACCGTGCAGTTGGCGGTGGAGCCGACCATGCGAGGCCGCGTGATGGGCCTGTACATGCTGCTGTTCCTGGGCGGGAAACCGTTGGGCGGGCTGGCTTCCGGCTGGCTGGCCGAAATCCTGGGCGCGCGGGCTCCGCTGTTGCTCGGCGGCGTGCTCGCGTTGCTCGCGGCGACGGCCGGTGCGCTGGTGCTCAGACGAGTTCGCGGCGCGGGGGTTGTGCAGCCTGGCAGGTTAGGCTAA
- a CDS encoding MarR family winged helix-turn-helix transcriptional regulator, producing the protein MSEIAERERTLAGSLRIASVRLNRRLRAQSTDSVVTLTQLSALSTLHKTGAMTPGELAAKEGVQPPSMTRVIAALEDLGLVVRRAHPTDGRQAIVELTEAGRHRIEEEVSARERWLDQQLADLSDEDRAALGRAAEIMERIAER; encoded by the coding sequence GTGTCCGAGATCGCCGAACGCGAGCGCACGCTGGCAGGCAGCCTGCGGATCGCCTCCGTTCGCCTCAACCGCAGGTTGCGGGCGCAGAGCACCGACTCCGTGGTGACGCTGACCCAGCTGTCCGCGCTGTCCACGCTGCACAAGACGGGTGCGATGACACCGGGCGAGCTGGCCGCCAAAGAAGGCGTGCAGCCGCCGTCGATGACGCGCGTGATCGCCGCGCTGGAAGACCTCGGCCTGGTGGTGCGCCGGGCGCACCCGACCGATGGGCGGCAGGCGATCGTCGAGCTGACCGAGGCCGGTCGGCACCGGATCGAAGAAGAGGTCTCCGCCCGCGAACGCTGGCTCGACCAGCAGCTAGCGGACCTCAGCGACGAAGATCGCGCAGCATTGGGCCGCGCGGCCGAAATAATGGAACGGATCGCCGAACGCTAG
- a CDS encoding NCS2 family permease, producing the protein MAEDTPGQPLPEAGAEGVAEQGVDPGGRTARRRGGIGALDRYFKITERGSTLNRELRGGLVTFVTIAYIIVLNPLILGSSSPDSPTAKRDVLGDILTVPQVAASTALVAGVMTLLFGLIANYPFAIAAGLGINTLLAVTIAAQVSWPEAMGLVVVDGIIILILVATGFRTAVFNAVPPPLKAAIAVGIGLFISFVGLVDAGFVRRLPDSANTTVPVGLGIDGSIASWPTAVFAFGLLLTAVLVARKIRGGILIAIATNTVVAIVVESLVHSGSSEDTGSTGWNLGYPALPDQIAGLPDLSLVGEISFGAWTRLPALAAAMLVFTLVLANFFDAMGTMTGLGKEAGLADREGNLPGIGKALAVEGVGAVAGGAGSASSNTVFVESASGIAEGARTGLANVVTGLLFLAAMFFTPLYQVIPVEAAAPALVVVGAMMLAQIRDIDLSDFTIALPAFLTIVVMPFTYSIANGIGVGFISYVLLQSATGRVRAVHPLMWVVSAAFVLYFVADPVSALFGA; encoded by the coding sequence ATGGCGGAGGACACTCCCGGGCAACCGCTCCCGGAGGCGGGCGCCGAAGGCGTCGCCGAGCAGGGCGTAGACCCGGGCGGGCGAACCGCGCGGCGGCGCGGCGGCATCGGCGCGCTGGACCGCTACTTCAAGATCACCGAGCGCGGTTCCACGCTGAACCGGGAACTGCGCGGCGGCCTGGTCACGTTCGTGACCATCGCCTACATCATCGTGCTCAACCCGCTGATCCTCGGCAGCTCGTCGCCCGACTCGCCCACCGCGAAGCGGGACGTGCTCGGCGACATCCTCACCGTGCCGCAGGTGGCCGCGAGCACCGCGCTGGTCGCTGGCGTGATGACGCTGCTGTTCGGCCTGATCGCGAACTACCCGTTCGCCATCGCCGCCGGGCTGGGCATCAACACCCTGCTGGCGGTGACCATCGCCGCGCAGGTGAGCTGGCCGGAGGCGATGGGCCTGGTGGTCGTCGACGGCATCATCATCCTGATCCTGGTCGCCACCGGGTTCCGCACCGCGGTGTTCAACGCGGTGCCGCCGCCGTTGAAGGCGGCGATCGCGGTCGGCATCGGCCTGTTCATCAGCTTCGTCGGGCTGGTCGACGCCGGGTTCGTGCGCCGCCTGCCGGACTCGGCGAACACGACCGTGCCGGTGGGGCTGGGCATCGACGGGTCGATCGCGTCCTGGCCGACCGCGGTGTTCGCGTTCGGCCTGCTGCTGACCGCGGTCCTGGTCGCGCGCAAGATCCGCGGCGGCATCCTGATCGCCATCGCGACCAACACGGTGGTCGCGATCGTCGTCGAGTCGCTGGTGCACTCGGGGTCTTCGGAGGACACCGGCAGCACTGGCTGGAACCTGGGCTATCCGGCGCTGCCCGATCAGATCGCCGGGCTGCCGGACCTGTCGCTGGTAGGGGAGATCTCGTTCGGCGCGTGGACGCGGCTGCCCGCGCTGGCCGCGGCGATGCTGGTGTTCACGCTGGTGCTGGCGAACTTCTTCGACGCGATGGGCACGATGACCGGGCTCGGCAAGGAGGCCGGGTTGGCCGATCGGGAAGGCAACCTGCCGGGCATCGGCAAGGCGCTGGCCGTCGAGGGCGTCGGGGCGGTCGCCGGGGGCGCGGGCTCGGCCAGCTCCAACACCGTGTTCGTCGAGTCGGCCTCGGGCATCGCCGAGGGCGCGCGCACCGGGCTGGCGAACGTGGTCACCGGCCTGCTGTTCCTGGCCGCGATGTTCTTCACGCCGCTCTACCAGGTCATCCCGGTGGAGGCGGCCGCGCCCGCGCTGGTCGTGGTGGGCGCGATGATGCTGGCGCAGATCCGGGACATCGACCTGTCCGACTTCACCATCGCGCTGCCCGCGTTCCTGACGATCGTGGTCATGCCGTTCACCTACTCCATCGCGAACGGCATCGGCGTCGGCTTCATCAGCTACGTGCTGCTGCAGTCGGCGACCGGGCGGGTGCGCGCGGTGCACCCGCTGATGTGGGTCGTGTCCGCGGCATTCGTGCTGTACTTCGTCGCCGATCCGGTGAGCGCGCTGTTCGGCGCGTGA
- a CDS encoding DUF2530 domain-containing protein, with product MADDSASAPASPAATPPARAHTVPALPRRLAEPTPVVLAGTLLWLAAAVLFAVVAPQSVQFWTCTAGFVLGVIGYGVFRWQRSASRRGSRGAWKGLAGLDG from the coding sequence GTGGCCGACGACAGTGCATCCGCCCCCGCCTCACCAGCGGCGACACCGCCAGCCCGTGCACACACCGTGCCCGCGCTGCCACGCAGGCTGGCCGAGCCGACGCCCGTGGTGCTGGCCGGGACGCTGCTGTGGCTGGCCGCTGCGGTGCTGTTCGCCGTGGTCGCACCGCAGAGCGTGCAGTTCTGGACCTGCACCGCCGGGTTCGTGCTGGGAGTCATCGGTTACGGAGTGTTCCGCTGGCAGCGCTCCGCGTCCCGCCGCGGCTCCCGCGGCGCGTGGAAGGGACTCGCCGGACTCGACGGCTAG
- a CDS encoding IS481 family transposase, with the protein MHHRNAPLSVEGRRRLVQRCQTRPIAHVAAEMGLSRQCASKWVNRWRRHGEAGLLDRPSVPHHQPTATPAEAITRIEQLRRQRKYSARRIATELSAEGVMISVRTVGRQLLHLGLNRRRFLDPTGAGNRQPRRILARWPGHMVHLDVKKTGEIPDGGGWRVHGKGSDQDKRVACGKTRGERARYIYLHSAIDGYSRLAYTEALPDEKARTAIGFVHRARAFFARHGIAHIHRLVTDNGACYRAKDFAVVLRGARHQRITPYTPRHNGKVERYNRILAEEFLYARVWTSEHHRTAALAVWNVHYNYHRPHTAAGDQPPASRLSTGVTNVMASYS; encoded by the coding sequence ATGCATCACCGTAATGCCCCACTGTCTGTCGAGGGCCGCCGTCGGCTCGTGCAGCGGTGCCAGACCCGCCCGATCGCCCACGTCGCCGCCGAGATGGGCCTCTCCCGCCAATGCGCCAGCAAGTGGGTCAACCGCTGGCGCCGCCACGGCGAGGCAGGGCTGCTCGATCGCCCGAGCGTTCCGCACCACCAGCCCACCGCCACACCTGCCGAGGCCATCACCCGGATCGAGCAGCTGCGCCGGCAGCGGAAGTATTCAGCGCGCCGGATCGCCACCGAACTTTCCGCCGAGGGTGTGATGATCTCGGTGCGGACCGTTGGTCGGCAGCTGCTGCATCTCGGGCTGAACCGGCGCAGGTTCCTCGACCCCACCGGCGCCGGCAACCGCCAGCCGCGGCGGATCCTCGCTCGCTGGCCAGGGCACATGGTCCACCTGGACGTGAAAAAGACCGGCGAGATCCCCGACGGTGGTGGCTGGCGCGTCCACGGCAAAGGCAGCGACCAGGACAAACGGGTTGCCTGCGGCAAGACCCGCGGCGAGCGGGCCCGCTACATCTACCTGCACTCCGCGATCGACGGCTACTCCCGCCTGGCCTACACCGAAGCTCTCCCCGATGAGAAGGCTCGGACCGCGATCGGATTCGTCCACCGCGCCCGCGCGTTCTTCGCCCGTCACGGCATCGCCCACATTCATCGCCTGGTCACCGACAACGGCGCCTGCTACCGCGCGAAGGACTTCGCCGTCGTCCTGCGCGGAGCCCGCCACCAGCGGATCACGCCCTACACCCCACGCCACAACGGGAAAGTCGAACGCTACAACCGAATCCTGGCCGAAGAATTCCTCTACGCCCGCGTCTGGACCAGCGAACACCACCGCACCGCGGCTCTGGCGGTCTGGAACGTGCACTACAACTACCATCGGCCACACACTGCCGCCGGAGATCAGCCACCAGCATCCCGGCTCTCCACCGGCGTCACCAACGTCATGGCCTCATACAGCTAG